A part of Haemorhous mexicanus isolate bHaeMex1 chromosome 25, bHaeMex1.pri, whole genome shotgun sequence genomic DNA contains:
- the MYBPH gene encoding myosin-binding protein H yields MTGKTAPPAKKSAPAVAKKKSAPALKEGAAPKEGAAPKEEAAPAPAATTEEPPAPEHPPEQPPAPTDESAPIPTEAGAEATPVPAEGSSAPPAEPPDPEPKLEKPNEEPPSCPLSLAVEEVSENSFTLTWKAPEQMGRAGLDGYVVEICKDGSSDWKAVNQEPFLSTRCTVPDLSSGDKIHVRVVAVSASGTSVPATLEQPVLIREILQLPKIRMPRHLRETYIRRVGDAVNIMIPFQGKPQPEVSWSKGGQPLDTNRINIRTTARDTIFYIRQAQRGDSGKYELTVHINGAEDKATLDIQVVEPPGPPQSLKLVDVWGFNVALEWTPPADNGNAEIKGYRVQKSDKKSGKWFTVLERCTRTSCTISDLIIGNTYSFRVFSENICGLSDSSAVASGVAHIEKTKTTYQPEKIPQRDMMEPPKFTQPLTDRTTTRGYSTHLFCSVRGFPQPKIIWLKNQMEIREDPKYIALIDQGVCSLEIRKPGPFDGGVYTCKAVNPLGEASVDCRLDVKVPK; encoded by the exons ATGACTGGCAAAACTGCACCGCCAGCCAAAAAATCAGCACCAGCAGTGGCCAAGAAAAAGTCAGCGCCAGCCCTGAAGGAAGGAGCAGCCCcaaaggaaggagcagctccaaaggaagaagcagccccagccccagcagcaacTACTgaagagcccccagcccctgagcatcccccggagcagcccccagcccccacagaTGAATCTGCTCCCATCCCCACGGAAGCTGGAGCAGAAGCGACTCCAGTGCCTGCAGAAGGTtcctcagctcccccagctgaACCCCCAGACCCTGAACCTAAACTGGAGAAACCAAATGAAG AGCCACCCAGCTGCCCCTTGTCCTTGGCTGTGGAAGAAGTGAGTGAAAACTCATTCACGCTGACCTGGAAAGCCCCGGAGCAGATGGGCCGAGCAGGCCTGGATGGATATGTGGTGGAGATCTGCAAAGATGGAA GTTCAGACTGGAAAGCTGTGAACCAGGAGCCTTTTCTTTCCACCCGCTGCACAGTCCCAGACCTCAGCTCTGGGGACAAGATCCATGTGCGGGTGGTGGCTGTCAGTGCCAGCGGAACCAGCGTCCCGgccaccctggagcagcccGTGCTCATCAGGGAGATCCTCC agctcccaaagATCCGCATGCCTCGGCACCTGCGGGAAACTTACATCAGGCGTGTGGGGGACGCTGTGAACATCATGATCCCCTTTCAG GGAAAGCCCCAGCCCGAGGTGAGCTGGAGCAAGGGAGGGCAGCCCCTGGACACCAACCGCATCAACATCCGCACCACAGCCCGTGACACCATCTTCTACATCCGCCAGGCCCAGCGCGGTGACTCGGGCAAGTACGAGCTCACCGTGCACATCAACGGTGCTGAGGACAAGGCTACCCTGGACATTCAGGTGGTTG AGCCACCCGGCCCTCCTCAGAGCCTGAAGCTGGTGGATGTATGGGGCTTTAATGTGGCCCTGGAGTGGACCCCCCCTGCAGACAATGGGAACGCTGAGATCAAGGGCTACAGGGTGCAGAAGTCAGACAAGAAGAGTGGG aaatGGTTCACGGTGCTGGAGCGCTGCACCCGCACCAGCTGCACCATCTCCGACCTCATCATTGGCAACACCTACTCCTTCCGAGTGTTCTCCGAGAACATCTGTGGGCTCAGcgacagctctgctgtggcctCTGGGGTGGCCCACATTGAGAAGACAA AAACCACTTACCAGCCAGAGAAGATCCCCCAGCGGGACATGATGGAGCCTCCAAAGTTTACACAGCCCCTGACAGACCGAACAACCACACGGGGCTACAGCACCCACCTCTTCTGCTCTGTCCGGGGTTTCCCCCAG CCCAAAATCATCTGGTTGAAAAATCAGATGGAGATCCGGGAAGATCCCAAATACATAGCACTGATTGATCAGGGTGTATGCTCCCTGGAAATCCGCAAGCCTGGCCCTTTTGATGGGGGTGTCTACACCTGCAAGGCTGTGAACCCCCTGGGGGAAGCCTCAGTAGACTGCAGACTGGATGTGAAAG TGCCCAAGTGA